The Nocardioides marmorisolisilvae genomic interval GGAGAAGTCGCACGGCACCACGGTCGCGCCGCGGTCGCGGAACGGCTGGGACGACGTACCCGTGCCGGCGGCGAGGTCGAGCACCACCTCGCCCGGCCGCGGGTCGACCGCGTCGAGGACGATGCGGCGCCAGCGGCGGTCCTGTCCGAGGCTGAGCACGTCGTTGGTCAGGTCGTAGCGACGGGCGACATCGTCGAACATCGCCCGCACCTCGGCCGGCTGCTTGTCCAGGTCTGCGCGGGTCACGGGCGGAGCCTAATGGGCGCCGCCGTCGAGCAACCGATCGGGCGCTCGGCGCGTCAAAGGGGTACCCGGCCGTGCTTGGCAGATCATGGTGCGGGTGTGACCAAGGGGGTTCGATCGATGAAGGCACGCACCACGACCGGGATGTTCCTCGTCCTGCTCCTGGCCGTCGCCGGACTGGCGTACGGCGTGGGCCAGGCGGCCGGCCCGTCCGACGCCGCCGGACCGGCCAGCCACCCAACCATGCATCGAACCAACCACCCAGCCACCGATCCAGCCACCGACCCGGCGCCGACCACCACGACCGACGGCGCTGCGACCGGTGGCCTCGTGGTCCGGCCCGTCCAGGATGTCGCGCCACGGCACGCGCCGCTCCGGGTCCGACCGGAGCTGGTGCCTGGCAGGCGGCTGCTCGGACCGGGTGACCACGGCCCGCAGGTGCGCGCGCTGCAGGCCCGGCTGCGTCAGATCGCCTGGCTCTCCGGCGACGTCGACGACGTGTACGACGCCACCGTGACCGCAGCGGTACGCGGCTTCCAGGCCAAGCGCGGCATCGCGGTGACGGGGTACGTCGACCCGCGCACCCGGCACCGGCTCGACGCGATGACCCACGCACCGACCACCGCCGAGCTGGAGAACCGGCTCACCCCGATGGGCAACACCCCGGGCCGCCTCGACCCACGCTGTCGGACCGGCCGGGCGATCTGCATCGACAAGTCCAGTCGCACGCTGCGCTGGGTCGTCGACGGCCAGGTGCTCCGCACGGTCGACGTACGCTTCGGCGCGTCGTACACCCCGACCCGCGAAGGCCTCTTCCACGTCTATTGGATGGACGCCGACCACGTCTCTCACGAGTACGGCTCGGCGATGCCGTACTCGATGTTCTTCTCCCGCGGCCAGGCGGTGCACTACTCATCCGACTTCGCCGCCCGCGGATACGCCGGCGCCTCGCACGGTTGTGTCAACGTCCGCGACCACGAGGGCGTGAAGTGGCTGTTCTCCCACGTCCGCGTGGGGGACAAGGTGGTCATCTACTGGTCCTGAGCTGTTCGGTGGGGTGGTCTAGGCTTCTTGGACGTGACCAGCGACGCGACGACCGTTCCGCGACTGGTCGCTCGAACCGTCGA includes:
- a CDS encoding L,D-transpeptidase family protein; this translates as MKARTTTGMFLVLLLAVAGLAYGVGQAAGPSDAAGPASHPTMHRTNHPATDPATDPAPTTTTDGAATGGLVVRPVQDVAPRHAPLRVRPELVPGRRLLGPGDHGPQVRALQARLRQIAWLSGDVDDVYDATVTAAVRGFQAKRGIAVTGYVDPRTRHRLDAMTHAPTTAELENRLTPMGNTPGRLDPRCRTGRAICIDKSSRTLRWVVDGQVLRTVDVRFGASYTPTREGLFHVYWMDADHVSHEYGSAMPYSMFFSRGQAVHYSSDFAARGYAGASHGCVNVRDHEGVKWLFSHVRVGDKVVIYWS